A window of the Scleropages formosus chromosome 5, fSclFor1.1, whole genome shotgun sequence genome harbors these coding sequences:
- the LOC108930807 gene encoding uncharacterized protein LOC108930807, producing the protein MCLLLATAVLTLLSTSFAGPLHCEDSVKQLFLKDLNSIKGKWIFISGTTTHQKYASILQVVNSSWVEFSPTSQNEICIFNQGNMINGTCHYSSANLTFLNSTFTVTHENATSTGILLHTCPDCLLMSFITLDNGEMIQSFYILGRAKKLSISDLEAFNRQAKCLGFPEAPFMYDGETEMCPPTQEHATTENPAKVKDESSK; encoded by the exons ATGTGTCTCCTGTTGGCCACCGCTGTCCTCACTCTGCTCTCTACGAGCTTTGCAGGTCCCCTCCACTGTGAAGATTCAGTCAAACAGCTCTTTCTGAAAGACCTCAATTCG ATAAAGGGGAAATGGATCTTCATTAGCGGGACAACAACTCACCAGAAATATGCATCGATATTGCAAGTTGTGAATAGTTCTTGGGTGGAGTTTTCACCTACATCTCAGAatgaaatttgcattttcaacCAAGGGAACATGAT AAATGGGACGTGTCACTATTCATCTGCtaatctgacatttttaaacagtacCTTCACTGTTACCC ATGAAAATGCAACCTCCACTGGAATTCTTCTGCATACCTGCCCAGACTGCCTGCTCATGAGTTTCATAACCTTGGACAACGGAGAGATGATACAGTCGTTTTATATTTTGG GGAGAGCTAAGAAACTGAGCATCTCTGATCTGGAGGCATTCAATAGACAAGCAAAATGTCTGGGATTCCCAGAGGCTCCTTTCATGTATGATGGAGAGACTG AAATGTGTCCACCAACACAAGAACACGCTACCACAGAGAATCCGGCTAAGGTCAAAGATGAAAGCTCCAAATAA